One region of Camelina sativa cultivar DH55 chromosome 6, Cs, whole genome shotgun sequence genomic DNA includes:
- the LOC104790100 gene encoding uncharacterized protein LOC104790100 has translation MATPSPSLSPSPVNLWVVLSESKRIINAHSRHFLALSVLFLLPLCFSVTVYPSVFRLITDQSSASHNSVSLLRGLHDSDVVVVDTKTTVLLLIAYIVVVTVFNLLAIGSIAYSVFQGFYGRPVRFISAVKSSFASFLPLLATLISSNFIVLGLFLILGFPAFLLNKEFDYASPYFQAVTMVVTVISILAVVKLYVDWILAWVVVVVESAWGLAPLKRSKSLVKGMKSVSLSIIFFFATTESVLVWISTVAASAQLDDDGGKLWPNAFFVLQIVITSAVLTLLMLYNLAATTVMYMYCKAVHGELAWEIAEEFAREYVSLPFDEGKVPHLVSVAYNNI, from the coding sequence ATGGCGACTCCATCTCCATCTCTATCCCCATCTCCGGTGAATCTATGGGTAGTCTTATCAGAATCAAAACGAATCATCAACGCTCACTCACGCCACTTCTTAGCTCTCTCCGTCCTCTTCCTCCTTCCTCTCTGCTTCTCCGTCACAGTTTACCCTTCCGTCTTCCGCCTCATCACCGATCAATCCTCCGCTTCTCACAACAGCGTCTCTCTCCTCCGCGGACTCCATGATTCTGATGTCGTCGTCGTCGATACCAAAACGACGGTCTTGCTTCTAATCGCTTACATCGTTGTTGTCACCGTCTTCAATCTCTTAGCTATTGGATCAATCGCTTACAGTGTTTTCCAAGGATTCTACGGTAGACCTGTGAGATTTATCTCCGCCGTTAAATCGAGCTTCGCCTCGTTTTTACCACTCCTCGCTACTTTGATTTCATCCAATTTCATCGTTTTGGGGCTTTTTCTAATTCTAGGGTTTCCAGCTTTCTTGTTGAATAAGGAATTCGATTACGCTTCTCCGTATTTCCAAGCTGTCACTATGGTAGTAACGGTTATCTCGATTCTAGCTGTGGTTAAGCTCTATGTGGATTGGATTCTTGcttgggttgttgttgttgttgagtcaGCTTGGGGGTTAGCTCCATTGAAGAGAAGTAAAAGCTTGGTTAAAGGAATGAAAAGTGTTTCTTTGtctattatcttcttctttgctaCAACGGAGTCGGTTCTAGTCTGGATCAGTACCGTAGCTGCCTCGGCTCAGCTCGACGATGATGGTGGGAAGTTGTGGCCGAATGCTTTCTTTGTGCTGCAGATTGTGATCACGTCTGCTGTTTTGACGCTGTTGATGCTGTATAATCTTGCTGCGACTACTGTGATGTATATGTATTGTAAAGCTGTTCATGGTGAGCTTGCTTGGGAGATAGCTGAAGAGTTTGCGAGAGAGTATGTGAGTTTGCCTTTTGATGAGGGTAAAGTTCCTCACTTGGTCTCTGTAGCTTACAACAACATCTGA
- the LOC104790101 gene encoding probable WRKY transcription factor 3 isoform X2, with amino-acid sequence MAEKKEDQEQPPSKLLKPSTGRPTISLPPRPFGEMFFSGGVGFSPGPMTLVSNLFSDPDELKSFSQLLAGAMASPAAAAVAAAAVVATAHHQTPVSSVGEGGGGDDVDPRFKQNRPTGLMITQPPGMFTVPPGLSPATLLDSPSFFGLFSPLQGAFGMTHQQALAQVTAQAVQGNNYQSQQSEYPSSTQQLQQQASLIEIPTFSTEHRSQIPSPPVQDSSQQGQRETSDISVSEHRSQPQNADKPADDGYNWRKYGQKQVKGSDFPRSYYKCTHQACPVKKKVERSLDGQVTEIIYKGQHSHEPPQKRGNNNGSSKNSDVATQFQTSNSSLNKTKRDQETSQVTTTEQMSEASDGEEVGNAETSVGEKHVDEPDPKRRNTEVRVSEPVASSHKTVTEPRIIVQTTSEVDLLDDGYRWRKYGQKVVKGNPYPRSYYKCTTPACGVRKHVERAANDPKAVVTTYEGKHNHDVPAARTSSHQLRPNNQHNNSTGNYNQQQPVARLRLKEEI; translated from the exons ATGgcggagaagaaggaagaccAAGAACAACCACCGTCGAAGCTACTAAAACCATCCACCGGACGGCCAACGATTTCACTCCCTCCTCGACCCTTTGGTGAAATGTTTTTTAGCGGGGGCGTTGGGTTTAGTCCTGGTCCCATGACTCTCGTCTCTAATTTGTTCTCTGATCCTGATGAGTTGAAGTCTTTCTCTCAGCTTTTAGCTGGAGCTATGGCTTCTccggctgctgctgctgttgccGCCGCTGCTGTTGTTGCTACTGCTCATCATCAGACACCTGTGAGCTCTGTCGGTGAAGGCGGCGGTGGGGATGATGTTGACCCGAGGTTTAAACAGAACAGACCAACGGGATTGATGATTACACAACCGCCGGGGATGTTTACTGTACCGCCGGGATTAAGTCCGGCGACTCTTTTGGATTCTCCGAGCTTCTTTGGTCTTTTTTCACCTCTTCAG GGAGCATTTGGTATGACACACCAACAAGCTTTAGCACAAGTCACTGCACAAGCTGTTCAAGGCAATAATTAT CAATCACAACAATCTGAGTATCCTTCCTCTACacaacaactacaacaacaaGCTTCACTGATTGAGATTCCAACATTTTCTACTGAGCATCGATCCCAGATTCCCTCGCCGCCGGTTCAAGATTCATCGCAGCAGGGTCAGAGAGAAACTTCGGATATATCAGTCTCTGAGCATCGGTCACAGCCTCAAAATGCTGACAAACCAGCTGATGATGGATACAACTGGAGGAAATACGGGCAGAAGCAAGTGAAAGGGAGTGATTTTCCTCGGAGTTACTACAAATGTACGCATCAAGCGTGTCCTGTCAAGAAGAAAGTGGAGAGGTCTCTCGATGGACAAGTGACAGAGATCATCTACAAGGGTCAGCACAGTCATGAACCTCCTCAAAAGCGCGGCAACAATAACGGGAGTTCTAAAAATTCTGATGTTGCAACTCAGTTTCAAACCAGTAACAGCAGTCTCAACAAGACTAAGAGGGACCAAGAAACAAGCCAAGTTACGACAACAGAACAGATGTCTGAAGCAAGTGATGGTGAGGAGGTTGGTAATGCAGAGACTAGTGTGGGAGAAAAACACGTGGATGAGCCTGATCCCAAGAGAAg AAATACAGAAGTTCGGGTTTCAGAACCAGTTGCTTCATCGCACAAAACTGTGACAGAGCCTAGGATTATTGTCCAAACAACGAGTGAAGTTGATCTCTTAGATGATGGATATAGGTGGCGCAAGTATGGTCAGAAAGTAGTCAAAGGAAATCCTTATCCAAG GAGCTACTATAAGTGTACAACACCGGCTTGTGGAGTAAGGAAACATGTAGAGAGAGCAGCAAATGACCCGAAAGCTGTTGTAACAACCTATGAAGGGAAACATAACCACGACGTTCCTGCTGCTAGAACCAGCAGCCATCAGTTAAGACCAAACAATCAACACAACAACTCAACGGGTAACTATAATCAACAACAGCCTGTTGCGCGTTTAAGGCTTAAAGAAGAGATATAG
- the LOC104790101 gene encoding probable WRKY transcription factor 3 isoform X1, which translates to MAEKKEDQEQPPSKLLKPSTGRPTISLPPRPFGEMFFSGGVGFSPGPMTLVSNLFSDPDELKSFSQLLAGAMASPAAAAVAAAAVVATAHHQTPVSSVGEGGGGDDVDPRFKQNRPTGLMITQPPGMFTVPPGLSPATLLDSPSFFGLFSPLQGAFGMTHQQALAQVTAQAVQGNNYVHMQQSQQSEYPSSTQQLQQQQQQASLIEIPTFSTEHRSQIPSPPVQDSSQQGQRETSDISVSEHRSQPQNADKPADDGYNWRKYGQKQVKGSDFPRSYYKCTHQACPVKKKVERSLDGQVTEIIYKGQHSHEPPQKRGNNNGSSKNSDVATQFQTSNSSLNKTKRDQETSQVTTTEQMSEASDGEEVGNAETSVGEKHVDEPDPKRRNTEVRVSEPVASSHKTVTEPRIIVQTTSEVDLLDDGYRWRKYGQKVVKGNPYPRSYYKCTTPACGVRKHVERAANDPKAVVTTYEGKHNHDVPAARTSSHQLRPNNQHNNSTGNYNQQQPVARLRLKEEI; encoded by the exons ATGgcggagaagaaggaagaccAAGAACAACCACCGTCGAAGCTACTAAAACCATCCACCGGACGGCCAACGATTTCACTCCCTCCTCGACCCTTTGGTGAAATGTTTTTTAGCGGGGGCGTTGGGTTTAGTCCTGGTCCCATGACTCTCGTCTCTAATTTGTTCTCTGATCCTGATGAGTTGAAGTCTTTCTCTCAGCTTTTAGCTGGAGCTATGGCTTCTccggctgctgctgctgttgccGCCGCTGCTGTTGTTGCTACTGCTCATCATCAGACACCTGTGAGCTCTGTCGGTGAAGGCGGCGGTGGGGATGATGTTGACCCGAGGTTTAAACAGAACAGACCAACGGGATTGATGATTACACAACCGCCGGGGATGTTTACTGTACCGCCGGGATTAAGTCCGGCGACTCTTTTGGATTCTCCGAGCTTCTTTGGTCTTTTTTCACCTCTTCAG GGAGCATTTGGTATGACACACCAACAAGCTTTAGCACAAGTCACTGCACAAGCTGTTCAAGGCAATAATTATGTTCATATGCAGCAATCACAACAATCTGAGTATCCTTCCTCTACacaacaactacaacaaca acaacaacaaGCTTCACTGATTGAGATTCCAACATTTTCTACTGAGCATCGATCCCAGATTCCCTCGCCGCCGGTTCAAGATTCATCGCAGCAGGGTCAGAGAGAAACTTCGGATATATCAGTCTCTGAGCATCGGTCACAGCCTCAAAATGCTGACAAACCAGCTGATGATGGATACAACTGGAGGAAATACGGGCAGAAGCAAGTGAAAGGGAGTGATTTTCCTCGGAGTTACTACAAATGTACGCATCAAGCGTGTCCTGTCAAGAAGAAAGTGGAGAGGTCTCTCGATGGACAAGTGACAGAGATCATCTACAAGGGTCAGCACAGTCATGAACCTCCTCAAAAGCGCGGCAACAATAACGGGAGTTCTAAAAATTCTGATGTTGCAACTCAGTTTCAAACCAGTAACAGCAGTCTCAACAAGACTAAGAGGGACCAAGAAACAAGCCAAGTTACGACAACAGAACAGATGTCTGAAGCAAGTGATGGTGAGGAGGTTGGTAATGCAGAGACTAGTGTGGGAGAAAAACACGTGGATGAGCCTGATCCCAAGAGAAg AAATACAGAAGTTCGGGTTTCAGAACCAGTTGCTTCATCGCACAAAACTGTGACAGAGCCTAGGATTATTGTCCAAACAACGAGTGAAGTTGATCTCTTAGATGATGGATATAGGTGGCGCAAGTATGGTCAGAAAGTAGTCAAAGGAAATCCTTATCCAAG GAGCTACTATAAGTGTACAACACCGGCTTGTGGAGTAAGGAAACATGTAGAGAGAGCAGCAAATGACCCGAAAGCTGTTGTAACAACCTATGAAGGGAAACATAACCACGACGTTCCTGCTGCTAGAACCAGCAGCCATCAGTTAAGACCAAACAATCAACACAACAACTCAACGGGTAACTATAATCAACAACAGCCTGTTGCGCGTTTAAGGCTTAAAGAAGAGATATAG
- the LOC104790102 gene encoding uncharacterized protein At5g01610: MEKEFESRRSYHSALSLCLFTSQRYSERERERESKEMEKALTKVTSFKVGGSWISKKAKEELANITSDLTTFSTTVEEKAKWVFNKLKGKPLKSLPDLLKEYNLPPGLFPENIICYEFDETKNKLTVFFSSPCEVTFKDGSAIRYATRVKGILLRGKLMGVEGMKTKVLVWVKVTTISVESSKSDKLWFTAGVKKSRSKNVYDTPQDAIKVVGEF; encoded by the exons ATGGAGAAAGAATTTGAGAGTCGCCGCAGCTATCACTCTGCTCTGTCACTTTGTCTTTTTACCTCTCAGAGAtactcagagagagagagagagagagagagtaaggaAATGGAGAAGGCGTTAACGAAAGTGACGAGCTTTAAAGTGGGAGGTTCATGGATCTCCAAGAAAGCTAAAGAAGAGCTCGCAAACATCACCAGTGACCTCACT ACTTTCTCCACTACTGTTGAAGAGAAGGCAAAATGGGTTTTCAACAAGCTTAAAG GAAAACCACTGAAAAGCTTACCAGATCTTCTCAAAGAATACAACTTACCACCAGGACTATTCCCAGAAAACATAATCTGCTACGAATTCGATGAGACCAAGAACAAGCTCACTGTCTTTTTCTCTTCACCGTGTGAAGTCACATTCAAAGACGGATCAGCGATAAGGTACGCAACACGCGTGAAAGGTATTCTGCTTAGAGGGAAACTGATGGGTGTGGAAGGAATGAAGACAAAAGTGTTGGTTTGGGTTAAAGTCACAACAATCTCAGTTGAGAGCTCCAAGTCTGACAAGCTCTGGTTTACTGCTGGTGTTAAGAAATCTCGATCCAAGAACGTCTACGACACGCCTCAAGATGCTATCAAAGTCGTTGGAGAGTTCTAA
- the LOC104790103 gene encoding uncharacterized protein LOC104790103 isoform X2: protein MVKKTTSKSYSMAAVALVIVVVMYVALSSVFDHQLFRSSSLSQGTIQQTWESTRIKQTPQEMTSATTIICDRSHTSYDLCSINGSCSLDPKTGTLTLLIDSIFATSTQPLVQKIRPYPRKAEKWIMRRIRELTLTSSRTMDLTRSCDITNDSPAIVFSAGGYTGNIYHDFIDGFIPLFITANTVYPGRDFVVVVVNPKEWWMSRYIDILGAFTKHKTILLDKENVATTHCFTSATVGLISHGPMTVDPTRIPNSKSLVDFHNLLDKALNPNLSILKTSKPRLILVSRYGNVGRVILNEREIKEMLEEVGFEVILFRPSKTTSLREAYKLIKSSHGMVGVHGAALTHFLFLRPGSVFVQVIPVGLGWVAKTCFESPAKAMKLEYTEYGVNVGESSLIEKYNKGDLVLKDPIAYRGKNWNVTKMNVYLKEQDVRLDVNRFRRHMNEAYEKAKLFMGING, encoded by the exons atgGTTAAGAAGACCACGTCGAAGAGTTATTCGATGGCAGCAGTTGCGTTGGTGATCGTTGTGGTTATGTATGTTGCTTTGTCCTCCGTCTTTGATCATCAACTGTTTCGTTCGTCAAGTTTATCTCAAg GTACAATACAACAAACATGGGAATCCACAAGAATCAAGCAAACCCCACAAGAGATGACTTCAGCAACAACAATCATATGTGACCGATCCCACACTAGTTACGATCTCTGCTCAATCAACGGCTCATGTAGTCTCGACCCCAAGACCGGAACGTTAACTCTCCTCATAGACTCAATATTCGCCACATCAACACAACCACTTGTCCAAAAGATCAGGCCATACCCAAGAAAAGCTGAAAAATGGATCATGCGTAGGATCAGAGAGCTAACACTCACTTCATCACGCACAATGGACCTTACCCGATCATGTGACATAACAAATGATTCACCGGCGATTGTGTTCAGTGCTGGAGGTTACACCGGAAACATTTATCACGATTTCATCGACGGTTTCATCCCGCTTTTCATCACGGCCAATACGGTATACCCTGGCCGCGATTTCGTCGTCGTGGTAGTGAATCCGAAGGAATGGTGGATGTCGAGGTACATCGATATTCTAGGTGCGTttaccaaacacaaaaccatattACTAGACAAAGAAAACGTTGCTACTACACATTGCTTCACTTCAGCCACTGTAGGCCTAATTTCACATGGGCCTATGACAGTAGACCCGACCCGAATACCCAACTCCAAATCGTTAGTGGATTTCCATAATCTCCTAGACAAagccttgaacccaaacctatcTATTCTCAAAACTTCCAAGCCTCGTCTAATATTGGTCAGTAGATATGGCAACGTTGGTCGAGTGATATTAAacgagagagagatcaaagagaTGCTTGAAGAAGTCGGATTCGAGGTTATACTATTCAGACCATCGAAAACGACGAGTTTGCGAGAAGcttataaacttataaagtCGAGCCACGGAATGGTTGGCGTACATGGCGCGGCATTAAcccatttcttgtttcttcgaCCCGGTTCAGTATTTGTTCAAGTTATTCCAGTTGGCCTAGGTTGGGTGGCTAAAACATGCTTTGAATCACCGGCTAAGGCAATGAAGTTGGAGTATACGGAGTATGGGGTAAACGTGGGAGAGAGCAGTTTGATAGAGAAGTATAACAAAGGtgatttggttttgaaagatCCGATTGCTTATAGAGGAAAGAATTGGAATGTGACTAAAATGAACGTTTATTTAAAAGAACAAGATGTTAGATTAGATGTGAATAGGTTTAGGAGACATATGAATGAAGCATACGAAAAAGCTAAACTTTTTATGGGCATAAACGGTTGA
- the LOC104790103 gene encoding uncharacterized protein LOC104790103 isoform X1 → MVKKTTSKSYSMAAVALVIVVVMYVALSSVFDHQLFRSSSLSQVSFVGTIQQTWESTRIKQTPQEMTSATTIICDRSHTSYDLCSINGSCSLDPKTGTLTLLIDSIFATSTQPLVQKIRPYPRKAEKWIMRRIRELTLTSSRTMDLTRSCDITNDSPAIVFSAGGYTGNIYHDFIDGFIPLFITANTVYPGRDFVVVVVNPKEWWMSRYIDILGAFTKHKTILLDKENVATTHCFTSATVGLISHGPMTVDPTRIPNSKSLVDFHNLLDKALNPNLSILKTSKPRLILVSRYGNVGRVILNEREIKEMLEEVGFEVILFRPSKTTSLREAYKLIKSSHGMVGVHGAALTHFLFLRPGSVFVQVIPVGLGWVAKTCFESPAKAMKLEYTEYGVNVGESSLIEKYNKGDLVLKDPIAYRGKNWNVTKMNVYLKEQDVRLDVNRFRRHMNEAYEKAKLFMGING, encoded by the exons atgGTTAAGAAGACCACGTCGAAGAGTTATTCGATGGCAGCAGTTGCGTTGGTGATCGTTGTGGTTATGTATGTTGCTTTGTCCTCCGTCTTTGATCATCAACTGTTTCGTTCGTCAAGTTTATCTCAAg TTTCCTTTGTAGGTACAATACAACAAACATGGGAATCCACAAGAATCAAGCAAACCCCACAAGAGATGACTTCAGCAACAACAATCATATGTGACCGATCCCACACTAGTTACGATCTCTGCTCAATCAACGGCTCATGTAGTCTCGACCCCAAGACCGGAACGTTAACTCTCCTCATAGACTCAATATTCGCCACATCAACACAACCACTTGTCCAAAAGATCAGGCCATACCCAAGAAAAGCTGAAAAATGGATCATGCGTAGGATCAGAGAGCTAACACTCACTTCATCACGCACAATGGACCTTACCCGATCATGTGACATAACAAATGATTCACCGGCGATTGTGTTCAGTGCTGGAGGTTACACCGGAAACATTTATCACGATTTCATCGACGGTTTCATCCCGCTTTTCATCACGGCCAATACGGTATACCCTGGCCGCGATTTCGTCGTCGTGGTAGTGAATCCGAAGGAATGGTGGATGTCGAGGTACATCGATATTCTAGGTGCGTttaccaaacacaaaaccatattACTAGACAAAGAAAACGTTGCTACTACACATTGCTTCACTTCAGCCACTGTAGGCCTAATTTCACATGGGCCTATGACAGTAGACCCGACCCGAATACCCAACTCCAAATCGTTAGTGGATTTCCATAATCTCCTAGACAAagccttgaacccaaacctatcTATTCTCAAAACTTCCAAGCCTCGTCTAATATTGGTCAGTAGATATGGCAACGTTGGTCGAGTGATATTAAacgagagagagatcaaagagaTGCTTGAAGAAGTCGGATTCGAGGTTATACTATTCAGACCATCGAAAACGACGAGTTTGCGAGAAGcttataaacttataaagtCGAGCCACGGAATGGTTGGCGTACATGGCGCGGCATTAAcccatttcttgtttcttcgaCCCGGTTCAGTATTTGTTCAAGTTATTCCAGTTGGCCTAGGTTGGGTGGCTAAAACATGCTTTGAATCACCGGCTAAGGCAATGAAGTTGGAGTATACGGAGTATGGGGTAAACGTGGGAGAGAGCAGTTTGATAGAGAAGTATAACAAAGGtgatttggttttgaaagatCCGATTGCTTATAGAGGAAAGAATTGGAATGTGACTAAAATGAACGTTTATTTAAAAGAACAAGATGTTAGATTAGATGTGAATAGGTTTAGGAGACATATGAATGAAGCATACGAAAAAGCTAAACTTTTTATGGGCATAAACGGTTGA